The Reinekea forsetii genome contains the following window.
CCAGGGCCGAGCCCAGCAGGATGGGGCTGACCGAGGCGGCCAGCGTTTTAGGACGAATGGCCAGTAGCCAGGGCTTTAGCATGGTCAAAAACTTTTCCGGAAGACGATAGAGAGGGCCCTCAATAGGGTGACCTGGCTAGCCTAGAGGATGCCATAGATCCGAGACAGGTCAAATGATTCTCTGGGCCCCTGACCTAAGGCTAGCACTAAGATCCAGGGCCGATCGATCCGAGCAGCATAGGACCTCGGATACAAATCGCTGCACAATAGCTTGCTTGGGGACTGTCGCATCGGGGTGAAAATCTGATACTGTATGGATAACCAGTATTTATTCTGAGCCGCCATGTCGACACCCGATCCCGAATTTGCAGAATTGCATTGCCTGAGCAACTTTAGTTTCCTACGTGCCGCGGCGCACCCACAGGAGCTGATCAGCCGAGCCGCCGAACTGGGCTATCGCGCCTTGGCAATTACCGACGAATGTTCGCTGGCCGGCGTCGTGCGCGCCTGGCGCAGCGTGCAGCAAAATGCGCTCCAGATTAAACTGATCATCGGCTCTGAGTTTTATGTCGAGGGCCATAACCTGGTCTTGCTGGCCAAAAACCAACGCGGTTACCAACAGCTGTGTCAGTTGATTACCCGCGCTCGGCGGCGCAGCGACAAGGGCGCCTATCTGCTTTACTTGAAGGACTTTAACCAGCAGAGCACATCCGACTGTATCCTGCTCTATGCCCTGCCCCGCCACGGTGATGTCCAGTCGACTCTGATGCATCTGCAACAACACTATGCCGAGCGCCTCTGGCTGCTAGCGGAAAATCTACTCGCCAATGGTGACGCCGAATATATAGCCCGTGTAGTGGAGACCGCCCGCGCTGCCGCCCTGCCCATTGTTGCCAGCAGTCATGCCCTAATGCACCGCCCCAGCCGCAAGCCGTTGCACGATTGCCTGACCGCGATCCGCGCCAATCAAGCCATCGAGTCGGTGCGCCAGCTGTTAAAACCCAATGCCGAGAACCATTTGCGCGCGCGCAAAAAACTCGCCTCTATCTACCCATCGGAGTGGTTGGCCGCCAGCCTGGAGATCGCCGAGCAGTGCCACTTCGATTTGCGCAGCATCCGCTACAACTACCCGAAAGACACCCTGCCCGGCCAATATACGGCGGTCGAATATTTGCGCTTACTGGTCAACCAAGGCGTGCAGAAACGCTTCGGTCAGCAGGCCGGAGCGGAAATTCTCGCGGTAATTGACAAGGAGCTCGGTCTGATCCGGCTGAAAAATTACGAGCACTATTTTTTAACCGTTTACGACATAGTGCGTTTTGCCAAGGGGCGCGGCATTCTCTGTCAGGGGCGGGGCTCGGCGGCTAATTCGATCGTCTGCTATGTCTTGGGCATCACCGAGGTCAACCCGCAGGAGGCCTCGTTGTTGTTCGAACGCTTTATCTCTGAAAGCCGCAATGATCCGCCCGACATAGATGTCGACTTTGAACACGAACGGCGCGAAGAGGTCATCCAATACATCTACCAACGCTATGGCCGAAAGCGCGCCGCACTCGCCGCCACGGTAATCACTTACCGACGCAAAAGTGCCCTGCGCGATGTTGCCAAGGCACTGGGCATAAATATTGAGCAGCTCGAGCAGAAGATCGCCAATTACGGCTGGCGTTATCGGGCCAGCAACTGGATCGATGAGATCGTCAACGACGGGCTCGGGTTAGCCCAGCATCAAATTGAAATCTTTAAACAGCTGCTCGATGAGATCAGCGGTTTTCCGCGCCATCTATCGCAACATGTCGGCGGCTTTGTGATTACCGAGGGGAACATCACCGACCTGGTGCCGATTGAGAACGCCAGCATGGCCAACCGCACCGTTATCCAGTGGGACAAGGACGACCTGGAAGCGCTCGATATGATGAAGGTCGATATACTCGCCCTAGGCATACTGAGTGCGGTGCGCAAGACACTCGATTATATTCGCCAGTTTCATCAGACCCCGATCCGCATTCAGGATATAGCGCGCGACGATCCGGCGGTGTTTGCGATGATTCAGCAGGCCGATACGGTTGGCGTGTTTCAGATTGAATCGCGCGCGCAAATGAACATGTTGCCGCGCCTCAAACCGGCTTGCTATTACGATCTGGTGATCCAGGTCGCCATCGTTCGACCGGGGCCAATTCACGGCGACATGGTGCATCCCTATTTAAAGCGCCGCAGCGGACTGGAAGCGGTCGACTACCCCAAACCGGAACTGCGCCCGGTGCTCGAACGTACCCTGGGCATCCCCATTTTCCAGGAACAGATCATTCGCTTGGCCATGGTCGCGGCCGACTTCAGCGCCGACGAG
Protein-coding sequences here:
- a CDS encoding error-prone DNA polymerase, producing the protein MSTPDPEFAELHCLSNFSFLRAAAHPQELISRAAELGYRALAITDECSLAGVVRAWRSVQQNALQIKLIIGSEFYVEGHNLVLLAKNQRGYQQLCQLITRARRRSDKGAYLLYLKDFNQQSTSDCILLYALPRHGDVQSTLMHLQQHYAERLWLLAENLLANGDAEYIARVVETARAAALPIVASSHALMHRPSRKPLHDCLTAIRANQAIESVRQLLKPNAENHLRARKKLASIYPSEWLAASLEIAEQCHFDLRSIRYNYPKDTLPGQYTAVEYLRLLVNQGVQKRFGQQAGAEILAVIDKELGLIRLKNYEHYFLTVYDIVRFAKGRGILCQGRGSAANSIVCYVLGITEVNPQEASLLFERFISESRNDPPDIDVDFEHERREEVIQYIYQRYGRKRAALAATVITYRRKSALRDVAKALGINIEQLEQKIANYGWRYRASNWIDEIVNDGLGLAQHQIEIFKQLLDEISGFPRHLSQHVGGFVITEGNITDLVPIENASMANRTVIQWDKDDLEALDMMKVDILALGILSAVRKTLDYIRQFHQTPIRIQDIARDDPAVFAMIQQADTVGVFQIESRAQMNMLPRLKPACYYDLVIQVAIVRPGPIHGDMVHPYLKRRSGLEAVDYPKPELRPVLERTLGIPIFQEQIIRLAMVAADFSADEANDLRRSMASWKNAGHIQTLREKLTNKMLANHYPLDYVERINRQIEGFGEYGFPESHAAGFALIAYISAWLKYHYPAAFCCALLNSLPMGFYSASQLVQDAQRHQVAILPADLNLSAWDSCLTTSATGATAIRIGLRRIKGLRASAGLSLLLHRPDAGYQQIHQLERVPGLSRADLDALASADALAQISGHRFQARWQTAALNQQQDLLSTAFTDDDHSLAAPDEFENLIADQNSTGLSLRKHILQLLREKELLPATPTADQLLDLALTAQRKPHRLKDAKVQIPIVVSGLITNRQMPKTATGVTFITLEDHTGNINVIVWLAVAQQHLRTLTTDTLVVIKGLLEKAPDSDVIHVIAQEIKGFSHVLGELELQSRNYH